In Oncorhynchus gorbuscha isolate QuinsamMale2020 ecotype Even-year linkage group LG08, OgorEven_v1.0, whole genome shotgun sequence, one genomic interval encodes:
- the LOC124041203 gene encoding ubiquitin-conjugating enzyme E2 D4-like has protein sequence MALKRIQKELHDLQRDPPAQCSAGPVGEDLFHWQATIMGPTDSPYQGGVFFLTIHFPTDYPFKPPKVAFTTKIYHPNINSNGSICLDILRSQWSPALTVSKVLLSICSLLCDPNPDDPLVPDIAHIYKQDKEKYNRLARDWTQKYAM, from the exons ATGGCTTTGAAAAGAATACAGAAG GAGCTACATGACTTGCAAAGGGACCCTCCTGCTCAATGCTCAGCTGGACCAGTTGGAGAGGACT TGTTTCATTGGCAAGCCACAATCATGGGACCT ACTGACAGCCCATATCAGGGAGGAGTGTTCTTCCTCACCATCCACTTCCCAACAGACTATCCCTTCAAACCACCAAAG GTAGCCTTCACAACAAAAATCTATCACCCAAACATAAACAGTAATGGTAGCATCTGTCTGGACATCCTGAGGTCACAGTGGTCGCCAGCACTTACAGTTTCAAAAG TTTTATTGTCCATATGCTCTTTGCTATGTGACCCAAACCCAGATGACCCCCTAGTCCCAGACATAGCACACATCTACAAGCAGGACAAAGAAAA GTACAACAGATTAGCAAGAGATTGGACTCAAAAGTATGCAATGTAA